From a single Aerosakkonema funiforme FACHB-1375 genomic region:
- a CDS encoding helix-turn-helix domain-containing protein translates to MISEIFRETLEHYGITGKQISQISGVSENHISEFRRGKSKTGVSTDVLWKLLEAMEEIRPGSCAYFCSQLAKAGGSKGNIVSELPKQLESLLEMQNFVDGLSDDRLALLLMVVAGRIKNGGKYSCQKSS, encoded by the coding sequence ATGATTTCAGAAATTTTCCGAGAAACCTTAGAACATTACGGGATCACTGGCAAGCAAATCTCGCAGATATCTGGCGTAAGCGAGAATCACATCTCTGAGTTTCGCCGGGGGAAAAGCAAGACAGGTGTTTCTACCGATGTGCTTTGGAAATTACTAGAGGCAATGGAGGAAATTAGGCCAGGGTCTTGCGCCTACTTCTGTTCCCAGTTAGCAAAAGCTGGGGGAAGTAAAGGAAATATTGTATCAGAGCTTCCGAAACAGTTGGAGTCGCTGTTAGAGATGCAGAATTTCGTCGATGGGCTATCGGACGATCGACTAGCGCTACTCTTGATGGTAGTTGCTGGGCGGATTAAGAATGGGGGTAAATACAGTTGCCAAAAATCTAGCTAA